AGCAGCCGCAGGGAGCCACAGCGGCGCGGATCACGCCTTCCTTGGCGTCACGGTCGGCCTTGGCCGCAGCCTTGGCAATTCCCTTCTCACGAAGATACTTTACGGCGGCATCCATGTCGCCGTTGCATTCGTTGAGGGCTTTCTTGCAATCCATCATGCCGGCGTCCGTTTTGTCACGGAGGGCCTTGACGAGAGCTGCAGTAATTTCTGCCATAGTGTTTCTGTTCTTTCTAAATGGTTGGTTTAGGCTTCGGCGGATGCGCCCTTGCCTTCGTTGATGGCCTTGACAATGCAGTCAAGAATCAGGCGGATGGAACGGACGGCGTCGTCGTTGCCGGGAATCGGGAAGTCGATTTCCTTCGGGTCGGCGTTGGTATCAACCAGAACGCAGACGGGAATGTTCAGGCGGTGGGCCTCGCGGATGGCGATGTCTTCATGGTCGGCGCCGATGGCCACCATGGCGTCCGGAGCGCCGCCCATGTTGCGGATGCCCTGAAGGTTGCGTTCCAGCTTCTGGCGTTCGCGGTCCAGAGCGGCCAGTTCCTTCTTGGACATGCTCTTAAATTCCGGGCTCTTTTCAATCCCTTCCAGATAGACAAGGCGTTCAATGCTCTTGCGGATTGTGCTCATGTTGGTGAGCATGCCGCCCAGCCAGCGGTGGTTGACATAGTACTGACCAGTGGCTTCCGCAGCTTCGCGGACGGCTTCCTGAGCCTGGCGCTTGCAGCCGACGAAGAGGATTTTCTTATTGCGGCGGGCCAGATCAGCCAGGAAGGAGCAGGCCTTGTCCAGGCATTTTTCCGTTTCCTCAAGGTTGATGATATGGATACCGGCCTTGTCCTTGAGAAGGTACTTTTTCATGCTGGGGTGCCATTTGCGGGTTTGGTGGCCCAAATGAACACCGGCTTCAACCATCTGGTTAATCAGATCATTAATCATATATGTATGTAGGTGGCTTTCCTTGCGGCAGGAAAAGCAGTTTTTGGGGACTTCGACGCTTTTTACCCCTCCGATCCCCGTTGTTTAGTTGCGCCGAATCACGCGAGGGACGGGCAATATACTTCCCGCCCCCTCTCTTGTCAAAGCATAAATCATTGATTTACGAAACTATTCCGCCGTTCGCGGAACCTTGTCGCAAGCAAGCTCATGGAGAACTTTGCCATTTCAGCAAAATATCTTATCGCGCAGGCCCGTCAAAACCGTTCCCGGCAGGCTCTCCCATGCCCGTTTTCCAGTATTCCCGTTCCGCTTGCAAATAAAACGCACCGAACGGAGGCAGGATTTTTAACGTTTTCCCATGCCTTGCGGCCAGTTCCGGAGAGGGCATGTCCTCCCGCATATGCTTCCCTTTTCCAATCAGGAACGGCAGCACTACCACCTTTTGCCCCTTTAATCCGGGTAATACCTTTTCCACAGAAGGAAATGCGCCAAAGTATGCAAGCGCCATGTCCGTTCCTTCCGGAAGCAGGAATTTCAACTGCCGGAGGAATTGCGCCGGCTCCGGGGCAGCCTCCCTTCCCGTTACCCCGTGGGCTACCACCAGCAGGGAAGCCTCCCCCTCCAATTCCTTTTGCAAGGCGGCGGCCCTAAAACCAACACC
This region of Akkermansia muciniphila genomic DNA includes:
- the rpsB gene encoding 30S ribosomal protein S2, with translation MINDLINQMVEAGVHLGHQTRKWHPSMKKYLLKDKAGIHIINLEETEKCLDKACSFLADLARRNKKILFVGCKRQAQEAVREAAEATGQYYVNHRWLGGMLTNMSTIRKSIERLVYLEGIEKSPEFKSMSKKELAALDRERQKLERNLQGIRNMGGAPDAMVAIGADHEDIAIREAHRLNIPVCVLVDTNADPKEIDFPIPGNDDAVRSIRLILDCIVKAINEGKGASAEA